A DNA window from Salmo salar unplaced genomic scaffold, Ssal_v3.1, whole genome shotgun sequence contains the following coding sequences:
- the LOC106609830 gene encoding beta-2-microglobulin: MKTVLSVVAFCVVLVTINAKESPPKVQVYSRNPGEHGKDNTLICHVSGFHPPDISIQLLKNGVEIPDAKQTDLAFEQGWQFHLTKSVGFTPDSGEEYTCRVRHLKNLKTYTWESNM; encoded by the exons ATGAAAACGGTTTTGTCCGTAGTTGCTTTCTGCGTCGTGTTGGTGACCATAAACGCAAAAGAAT CTCCCCCCAAGGTGCAGGTGTACAGCCGTAACCCAGGGGAACATGGGAAGGACAACACCCTGATCTGTCACGTGAGTGGCTTCCACCCCCCTGACATCAGCATCCAGCTCCTGAAGAATGGTGTGGAGATCCCAGACGCCAAGCAGACAGACCTGGCCTTCGAACAGGGATGGCAGTTCCACCTCACCAAGAGTGTTGGATTCACACCAGACAGCGGAGAGGAGTACACCTGCAGAGTCCGCCACCTGAAGAATCTGAAGAcctacacctggg AGTCAAATATGTAA